A stretch of Cucumis sativus cultivar 9930 chromosome 2, Cucumber_9930_V3, whole genome shotgun sequence DNA encodes these proteins:
- the LOC101217731 gene encoding probable nucleolar protein 5-2, protein MLVLFETSAGFALFKVLDEGKLSKVEDLSKDFSNAESARQIVKLKAFSKFENMSEALEATTLLIDSKPSKGLRKFLRANCDGETLGVADSKLGNIIKEKLQIDCVHNNSVMELIRGLRNQLNELIAGLAVQDLAPMSLGLSHSLSRYKLKFSADKVDTMIIQAIGLLDDLDKELNTYAMRVREWYGWHFPELAKIIQDNIQYAKTVKLMGNRENAAKLDFSEILPEEVEIELKEASMISMGTEVSELDLINIKELCDQVLSLSEYRAQLYDYLKSRMNTIAPNLTALVGELVGARLIAHGGSLLNLAKQPGSTVQILGAEKALFRALKTKHATPKYGLIYHASLIGQAAPKLKGKISRSLAAKTALAIRCDALGDGQDNTMGLENRAKLEARLRSLEGKELGHVAGSAKGKPRIEAYDKDRKKSIGGLITAAKTYNPAADSLLGKLEKAIEEEAEAPVTGQEKKEKKKKKKRVEEEEDSKPEVENVGKDEKKKKKKRTEEVEEVQNGSEEKEKKKKKKRKHDEDEEEAEQPSKKKEKKKKKSQE, encoded by the exons ATGCTTGTGTTGTTCGAGACCTCGGCAGGCTTTGCCCTGTTTAAAGTTTTGGATGAAGGGAAACTCTCTAAAGTTGAG GATTTGTCGAAGGATTTTTCCAATGCAGAATCTGCTAGACAG ATAGTGAAGCTGAAGGCTTTTTCTAAGTTTGAGAACATGTCAGAAGCCTTGGAAGCAACCACATTGTTGATAGACAGCAAACCTAGCAAAGGTTTGCGGAAGTTTTTACGAGCCAACTGTGATGGTGAAACTTTGGGCGTCGCTGATTCTAAACTTGGAAATATAATCAAAGAGAAGCTT CAAATAGATTGTGTGCACAATAATTCTGTTATGGAGTTGATAAGAGGTTTAAGAAATCAATTGAACGAACTCATAGCTGGCCTAGCTGTTCAAGATTTGGCACCAATGAGCTTGGGATTGTCTCATAGTTTGTCTAGGTATAAACTGAAATTCAGCGCTGACAAG GTGGATACCATGATCATACAGGCTATTGGATTGCTTGATGATCTTGACAAGGAATTGAACACTTATGCAATGCGGGTTAGGGAGTGGTATGGTTGGCATTTTCCAGAGCTTGCTAAAATTATTCAGGATAACATACAATATGCGAAGACAGTGAAATTAATGGGCAACCGTGAGAATGCAGCCAAGCTTGATTTCTCTGAA ATACTGCCAGAGGAGGTTGAGATTGAGCTGAAGGAGGCATCTATGATATCAATGGGAACTGAAGTGAGTGAGCTTGACTTGATAAATATCAAAGAGCTCTGTGACCAGGTCCTTTCCCTTTCTGAATACAGAGCTCAACTGTACGATTATCTAAAAAGTAGAATGAACACCATTGCTCCTAATTTGACCGCACTTGTCGGGGAGCTTGTTGGTGCCCGCCTAATTGCCCATGGTGGAAGTTTACTTAACCTTGCTAAGCAGCCTGGAAGCACAGTGCAAATTCTTGGAGCTGAGAAAGCTTTGTTCAGAGCTTTGAAAACAAAGCATGCAACTCCCAAATATGGTCTTATCTACCATGCATCCCTAATTGGTCAGGCAGCTCCAAAGCTCAAAGGAAAGATTTCTCGGTCTCTTGCTGCTAAAACTGCTTTGGCAATTAGGTGTGATGCCTTGGGCGATGGCCAAGATAACACCATGGGACTTGAAAACCGGGCCAAG CTGGAAGCAAGGTTAAGAAGCCTTGAGGGCAAAGAGTTGGGACATGTTGCTGGTTCGGCTAAAGGCAAACCCAGAATCGAGGCCTATGACAAGGACCGAAAGAAGAGCATTGGTGGCTTGATAACTGCTGCCAAG ACATATAATCCTGCAGCCGATTCACTCCTTGGAAAACTTGAGAAGGCTATTGAGGAGGAAGCTGAAGCTCCTGTAACTGGtcaagagaagaaagaaaagaagaagaaaaagaagagggtagaagaagaggaagattCAAAACCAGAAGTTGAAAATGTTGGGAaagatgagaagaagaaaaagaagaaacgaACAGAAGAGGTAGAGGAAGTACAAAATGGTAgtgaggaaaaggaaaagaagaagaaaaagaagagaaagcatgatgaagatgaagaggaaGCCGAACAGCCAagcaagaagaaagaaaagaagaagaagaaaagccaAGAATGA
- the LOC101217497 gene encoding probable serine/threonine-protein kinase At1g54610 — protein MGCIISREVASRNLADSEEKKEKSSECGEDLERKEADVAVVEVAQEEGHGHGGQPLTKEQRRKLKSNPRLSNLPKQSQAEQVAAGWPSWLTAVCGEALNGWIPRKADTFEKIDKIGQGTYSNVYKAKDILTGKVVALKKVRFDNVEPESVRFMAREILILRRLDHPNVVKLEGLVTSRMSCSLYLVFEYMEHDLAGLAANPSIKFTEAQVKCFMQQLLSGLEHCHSHRVLHRDIKGSNLLIDGEGLLKIADFGLATFFDPKQKHPLTNRVVTLWYRSPELLLGATHYGVGIDLWSAGCILAELLSGRAIMPGRTEVEQLHKIFKLCGSASDEYLKRAKLPNAALFRPREPYKRCIKETFKDFPPSSFPLIETLLAIDPAERMTATDALKSEFFTTEPYACEPSSLPKYPPSKEMDAKRRDDEARRQRAASKLQNDRVKKTRARNRAGRAIPIQGANAELQANIDRRRLITHANAKSKSEKFPPPHQDGALGFTLGYSRHIDPAVVPSDVPFSSTSFGYPNELDQAWSGPLVQSSDIGAQRQKHLGGDAREQQSSVKGKKAA, from the exons atGGGATGTATAATAAGCCGAGAGGTTGCTTCCAGGAACTTAGCAGATTCtgaggagaagaaggagaagagttCTGAATGTGGTGAagatttggaaagaaaagaagccGATGTGGCTGTTGTTGAGGTTGCTCAGGAGGAAGGGCATGGCCATGGGGGTCAGCCCTTGACAAAAGAGCAGAGAAGAAAGTTGAAATCTAACCCCAGGTTGAGTAATTTGCCAAAGCAATCTCAGGCGGAGCAGGTGGCTGCTGGATGGCCTTCCTGGCTCACAGCAGTCTGTGGGGAGGCACTCAATGGTTGGATTCCGAGGAAGGCTGATACATTTGAGAAGATTGATAAG ATTGGACAAGGAACATACAGTAATGTGTACAAAGCAAAAGATATACTAACTGGTAAAGTTGTTGCATTGAAGAAGGTTCGTTTTGATAATGTAGAGCCAGAAAGTGTAAGGTTTATGGCCAGAGAGATTCTCATTTTGCGACGCCTAGATCATCCTAATGTTGTAAAATTAGAGGGTTTGGTTACATCAAGGATGTCATGTAGTTTGTACCTTGTGTTTGAGTACATGGAGCATGATTTAGCTGGACTTGCTGCAAATCCATCCATCAAATTTACAGAGGCTCAG GTTAAGTGTTTCATGCAACAACTTCTATCAGGACTCGAGCATTGTCATAGCCACAGGGTGCTTCATCGCGATATTAAGGGTTCAAATCTTCTTATTGATGGTGAAGGGTTGCTTAAGATTGCTGACTTTGGACTAGCTACGTTCTTTGATCCAAAACAGAAGCACCCATTGACTAATCGTGTTGTAACCTTATGGTATCGATCCCCCGAGCTTCTACTCGGTGCGACTCACTATGGTGTAGGCATTGACCTTTGGAGTGCAGGTTGTATTTTAGCAGAATTATTATCTGGAAGGGCCATAATGCCTGGCCGTACAGAG GTTGAGCAACTACATAAGATATTCAAGCTGTGTGGCTCAGCTTCAGATGAATATTTAAAGAGAGCAAAGTTGCCAAATGCAGCCTTATTTAGACCCCGAGAACCATATAAGAGATGTATAAAAGAGACATTTAAGGATTTCCCACCATCGTCATTTCCCCTTATAGAAACACTTCTTGCAATTGATCCAGCTGAGAGAATGACAGCTACAGATGCATTAAAGAGCGAG TTTTTCACTACAGAACCTTATGCTTGTGAACCTTCTAGCCTCCCCAAATATCCACCTAGTAAGGAGATGGATGCCAAACGACGAGATGATGAAGCACGAAG ACAAAGAGCAGCAAGCAAATTGCAGAATGATCGTGTGAAGAAGACACGCGCCCGTAACCGTGCTGGTAGGGCCATACCTATTCAAGGAGCCAACGCAGAACTTCAAGCAAATATTGAT AGACGGCGTCTAATTACTCATGCAAATGCAAAGAGCAAGAGCGAAAAGTTCCCCCCTCCACATCAGGATGGGGCACTCGGATTCACATTAGGATATTCACGTCATATTGATCCAGCTGTTGTTCCTTCTGATGTTCCTTTTAGCTCCACATCGTTTGGCTATCCAAACGAACTAGACCAAGCCTGGTCGGGTCCATTGGTTCAATCTTCTGACATCGGTGCTCAAAGGCAGAAACATTTGGGAGGTGATGCAAGAGAACAGCAATCTTCagttaaaggaaaaaaggcAGCATGA